Proteins from a single region of Pangasianodon hypophthalmus isolate fPanHyp1 chromosome 7, fPanHyp1.pri, whole genome shotgun sequence:
- the LOC128317078 gene encoding uncharacterized protein LOC128317078: MTGFWILILIFSTMYTVQLGRRWVTAQSLRESPVYQPDKELSVDIGDSATLRCCIYETTFIMIYLLKQPNRKKPQIIVKFFKTDGEAFYNGFQKSRFQIERSSNCFNMTILNITQSDEAMYYCALTYPNPVFGDGTYLKIKGDNVTILSETSKPAPCDNSVVCKPTLHGNSTNMNTQDKTVLGLGTALGFCALLIFCLTYFILRRRKLNTSIENSSGTRQVRESDAETLNYAALQFSKRKAKAEKRKTGSLDECVYSDVKKTVR, from the exons atgactggaTTCTGGATCTTAATTTTGATCTTCAGCACCATGT ATACAGTCCAACTTGGTAGACGCTGGGTTACTGCACAATCCCTCAGAGAGTCACCAGTTTATCAGCCTgataaagagctcagtgtggataTCGGAGACTCGGCTACTCTGCGGTGTTGTATTTATGAAACaacatttatcatgatatatttaTTGAAGCagccaaacagaaaaaaacctcagattATAGTTAAGTTCTTTAAAACTGATGGAGAAGCATTTTATAATGGATTCCAAAAGTCTCGTTTTCAAATAGAAAGATCTTCAAACTGCTTCAATATgaccattttaaacatcactCAGTCTGATGAAGCCATGTACTACTGTGCACTGACATACCCCAACCCTGTGTTTGGAGAtggaacttatttaaaaattaaag GTGATAATGTTACTATTTTATCAGAAACATCTAAACCAGCTCCGTGTGATAATTCAGTGGTGTGTAAACCAACCCTGCATGGAAACAGcactaacatgaacacacaagaCAAAACAG TGCTCGGTTTGGGAACGGCTTTGGGCTTTTGTgcacttctgattttctgtctcacttatttcatactgaggagaagaaaat TAAACACTTCTATAGAAAATTCTTCAGGAACAAGGCAGGTACgt gaatctGACGCTGAGACACTGAATTATGCAGCTTTGCAATTCTCCAAGAGAAAAGCCAaagctgaaaaaaggaaaactggctcattagatgagtgtgtgtactccGATGTGAAGAAAACTGTAAGATAA